Within Pirellulales bacterium, the genomic segment TTGGGCCGGCGGCTCAAACATCTGTCTCAAAGGGGCCACATTCTGTGCGTCGGCCAACAGGCGATCCAGATTCTTGCCGGAGTCTTCATCCCCGGTCGTGAAGATGACATCGCGAATCAAATCGGTCACCTGTGTCCCCTTGGGGAAGGCGAGGACAAAGGTGGCGGGCGGGATCGGCTGATTCCATTTGCTGCGGGCGACGTCGACTTTCGCGACGTACACATTCACGGCCCGGCCTTTGTGCGGATCTTTTCGATTGTAGTTGGTCGTCGTGACCTCGATGGGCGCCCACGCGCCTGAAGGGAGCTGATGCCATTTGTTGACATAGGCATCGCTCCACAGCAGTTCCGCGTCCGAGTCGAGCACATAGCGCTCCACTTTCCGCGGCAGCATGCCGTGGTGGGGGTCGAGCCATACCCGAAAGCCATAATTTTGGAACGACGTTTTGGGGGTGGGGGGAGAGTGGATCAGGACGGCGCCATCGGGCTCCAGGGTCGCTGTCATCGTTGGTCGCAAGCGAAAAATCTTGACCCACGGCATGTTACCGAATTCGGTCTTGAAGAAGGCTGAGTAGTCCTCCGCATCGAACAATATTCGGCCCTTGTGCGGTTTGATCGCGCCGAGTCTCAGGTCTGGTTCCAATTCCCGCATGGCTTCGCCATCCAATACCTGAATGGCCCTGGGATTGGCAGCTTGGGCGCTGACGAAATACTCAATCCGCCGCTGGCCGCTGGGGGACATGACCTGGCGATAGAAATGTTGCTCAGACTTTTGCGGCTCGCCCGGGAGCCTTTCAGCCCACTCGGTAATTGGAACCTGTTGCCCCTCAATGGTGCGCGTGCCGATGACGACGTGCTTCATCGGCCAACTCATGCGGACCTGCATGACCACATCGAGGGAAGTGATTGTCTTGGTCGCCTGCTCGAACAGCGCGAACGCCTGTTCGGGGGGCATCTGCTGCTGCGCGATGACAGGTGTGCAGCAAACTGCCAGGATGGCTACCGTGCCCAACATGGAGGACCGCATTGGATCAACCTATGAGGACTTGCTCGGACAATTGGTGGCAAAGGCAACAGGCGATCTGGTAGACGCGTCGGCGCCAACCGTTCGACGATACTCGCACACGTTGCCATGCCGACGGCATGCTGGCTTCCGGTGAAGAAGAGCAAAGCTGTTTCGCACGCAGAGTTGGGCGTGCCAGATGTCTGCCACACTTGGCCGGAATTGCCTCGCGAGTGGATGCATAATCCCGAATGACCTCCTTCCTTGTATCATCCGAATCGACCTAGTCAACAAAATTCTTTTAAGTTGGCGGCGCGACGGCGCGAGAGAAGAGGAGAAGAAAACCGCAGAGACGCGGAGTTGCGGAGGATGCAAAGGAGGAGGAAATAGGAAAAAGCCCCCCTCACCGCAACCTGCGGCCTGCGCCTCTCCGCCTACTGCGCTTCGCTACGTGGGGCGAGGCGGAAGAAGAGAACCGCTAAGGCGCGAAGCCACATTGAAAGAAGCGAGAGATCAAGAGAGCAGAGGAGCAGGTGAGGTGGCAAGATGGCTGCGGGGCGACGGCTACGGGGCGGCGGGCCGTGGTGCGACGTCGCAACTTCCGTCAACGCTCGACTATCCCCTCAGTTTCCGGTTGACGAATGCGCGTTGGGCGCCGCTCAATCCCAGCCGATGTTGTCCACGCCGTCGGGCGTGACGCGAAGGCGCGCGGCGCGGATGGCGCTAGTCGGTCCTTCTTCGTAGTACACGACCAGCACGCTGTGATCTTTAAGTTCTACCGTCGAGGGATAGGCGCCGAACACCGAATCGATCTCGAAAGGGCCTTGCCAGCTTTGAGCGTTGTCGCGACTGATATGCAGCGATGTTGTCGGCGCCCGATGCGTGAGCAAGATTTCTCCGCTCGAAAGCCGCGTCAGGTGCGGACAGTGACCTAGAAAGCCGCTGTCTTTGATCTTGGACCAGGTGACCCCCTGATCGGTGCTGGTGGCGAAGTGCAGGTTGATTTTGCCGTCGCCGCGCAAGGCGGCCAAGATCGTGCCGTCGGGCAGGCGCAGCACGTCGGTCTCGGCGTCGAGTCGAACGCCGCTATCGGGATCGATGGCCACCGGCTCGCTCCAAGTGCGGCCGCCATCGGTCGAGCGCAGCACGGCGCCGTAAGCGGTCGTGGAGTCGGCGGTGTACACGCCTAGCAAGAGCGTGCCGTCTGGCAGTTCGCGCACCGGTGCCGATACGGCCCAAACATTTGCCGCCAGCACCCGCGGCTCGGTCTGCCAGCTTTGGCCGCCGTCTGTCGATTGCACGAGACACACATCGTGCTCATCTTTGTCGTTGACCCTTCGATACTGAAAGAAGCTGCACACGAGCGTGCCATCGCTCAGGAGGGCGATGTGCGGATCGCGATCGTCTTGCGGTCCGTCGAACAGCACCCGCGGCGGAGTCCAGGTCTTGCCCTCGTCTTTCGATTCGACCATGCACACGCGCCCGCCGCAGGGCCACTCGGCGTTGGGCAGCGAAACATGCCCGTAGCCAGCGTAGAAGACGCAAGCGAGATCGCCGCTGGGCAGGCGACACGCATCGGGAAACGCCTGATAAGGGCCCGCCTCCTCGCCGCGCGAGATGACGATGTGCTGAGACGGTTCGGCCGACCACGCAGGCAGACAAACGCCGGCGACAAGAGACAGGAGAGCGGCCGACAGACCAAGCAGCAGGGGGCGGAAGCAGGTCATGAGATTGCGCCTCGGCGGGTGGGGAGTGGGTGGGCAAGCCACATTGTATCACGGACCATTGGGGGCTGCGCGAGATGGCAATGTAAAACTGGACGCGCGGGCATGGGGAAAAAGGTCGCCGCCGTAACCAAACGATTGCAAGGCTACTCGACGACGAGCCAAGTCATGGCGCTCGGCGGGATGGCGACTTCAACCGTCGCGAAGCCTTGGCGATCGAGCGGGTGTGCTTTGGATTCTCCTTCTTCTTGGCGAATCTTGGCGACGTCGACCAGGCCGGTGTAGTAGAGCGGAATGCGGAGCGCGCGCGTGACCGGTTCTGGCAGCGGATTATAAATCGCCACCAGTCCCTTGCGCTTGAGCTTGGGATTGACGTGCACGATGAAGTCGACGTCGCGGCCATCCGCGCGGCGGCCGTGGACGATGTCGGATTCGAGGATGTCGCGGTATTTTTTGAACCAGGTCACCCACCGCGTCACGAGTTGCTTTGTTTCGTCGGAGTCATAGAGACGCGGCCCGCGCCAGCAGGCTTGCACTCCGGCGCCCAGATTGGCGGCCAAATGGGCTTCGTAGGCGGGCAAGTGCTCTTTGAGCGGCTCGATCGTCGCGGCCTCGCCGCCTCCCTGGTATTGCGTGAGCGGCACGAACATCCAACCCATCGTCACGGTCTTGTTCCACGTGCCGTCGTAAATGTGCTGCCGCGCGTGAATGATCTGCTGCTCGCGCGGCAGCGACCAGTTGGTTTCGCGGTATCCCATGCCCGTCTTGTTGCCGCCGACCAGGAAGTAGCAGTCGGGCTGATTCACATAGACGCCGCGCGCACGGCACCACGAATAAAGGTCGCGACTCATTTCCCACTGGGCCCATTGCGAATCAGCCAGTCCGCGATGCCCAGGGTGGGTGGCGCTGGCGCACAGATCGCCCGGATAGGGACCGTCGTGTTCGAGCAGATCGAAGCCAGTCTGCTCGATGAACTGCTTGATCTTCTTTTCGTACTCCTGTCCCCAGCGGCTACAGAAACAAGGCGCGTTGCCGAAAATAGCGCCGCCAGGTTTGCCGGTCGTGGGATTGATGACGTCGCTTTCGGCGTCGATCGATCGGCTGCTGAAGAGGGAGTACCCGCCAACATGAATCCCCTTGGCATGGGCGTAGTCGACATCGGTTTTGATCCGGGCGATGTAATCGGGATCGGCGCTTTCCATGTTCAGCCCGCTGCCGAACGAGTGAATGATCATTTCAAAGCCGACCTCGGCGCATTGATCGACCGCATTGCGAAACGCGGCGCCTTCGGAACCGAGCACATGCATCATGAGCGGGTTTTCGGTCGTCCAGGGGGCGAGGGTTCGCCAAACGCGGCGCATGGTGAGTCCCTGGCGCTCGCGGTCGGTCGCGTCTTGCATGACGAGATAGACCCAGAACGACGTGAGCGATTCGCCGGGCGCAAGCGTCTTGCCTGGTCCTAGCGGCGGCTTGCATGCCAACAGACAAGGCGTTTGCAGGTTGTAGCTGACCTGCGTGGTGTATTCGGGATCGGGCAGCCAGTTGGCCACACGATTCGCGGTGTCGGCATCGACTCCGTGGAACATGTAGTCGGAAAGGACTTCGATCGGGGGGCGGCGCCATTGCGCGGGTTCGCGCGAGTCGACGTTCGACTCGCCTTCGACCGTTGCCAAAATCTCGGTGGTCAACCCGTCGATCGTGATTGCGCGATCGCCGCCATTGGTGATGACGACTCGCTTGGCCACGACGGGCACGCCATCGTAAATCTCATGGCGAACCGCGACATGCAGACCCTTCCATTCGTCGCCGCGCGGTTCGAAGTGCAACAGCACGCCACTTCCTGTCGGAGGCCAGGGGCGATCTTCGGAGTGGCGGACGCGTTTCCACTCCAGTCGCTTATCGGGCGCCACCACTTCCCAGCCGATGAGCCGCAGCGAGTCGGGATTTTCTTGGAGAGAGTCGATCCAAGCATTGGTCAGATAGGCATGAACCGGTTGGCCAGAAAGACCACCGACCTGCAATGGCTTGCCGTCGATGACAGCCATCGCCTCGGGCCGCACGCTGCGCAGCAAGCTGGCGCCGGTGCGGAGATCGTCGAGCGCCACGGTGGCGCCATTCGGGGCCACGCGGATCGCGCGGCGAACCAGGCCGTTATCGAGGACGAGCGACTTGCCATCACTGGAGCGGAAGACTCCGGCCTGGGTCGCGGAATCGTCGATGAGCCAGTCGCGGCTGGCAGAGAGGGGTCGATGCGGCGCCTCGGGCAGCGCTTCAAGCGAGGGTTCGGCGCAGGACTGGTCGATCAAAAGCGCCAAGCAGCCAACGAGCAGCAATCCACGAAGCAGAATCGACATCGCGCGCACCTATTGCATGTGTTGAGGAAGTTGTGAGTGGCCCCCAGGTTGGAATTTGGCAGCCGGTTCGAACCGCCGAGTCGCCGGCAGCAGAGGTATGACGGACAGGTGCGAATGACGATTGGCCGAACAGGGGCGGGGCGAGCTTGAGTTTGGTTGCTTTGCGCCATACTCCGACCCTGGAGCGCGCCATCATGCGAGAGAGTACCAAGCAGTTGGTATCGTCGCCAGTCGCGGCGTCGCGGTCGCGGATGTAGACGACGCGCATAAAAAAGGCAGGCGGCAGCAAGAATGAACCAATCCCGGCGCCGTCGCGTAGCACCCATAGAACAACCGGTGTGTAGCCGCCGACCGGCGGGATGCCGCAGGATAAATACAGTCAGGACACAGATCGTCAGGTGTCGAGCCATGAGCGACCAGCCCCAGGAGCAACCCAGCGCCAAAACGCCGCGCAAGTCGGACACTAGCCGCTTTGCCATGCAATCGACCAATGAGTTTCGCGTGCTGGACAAGCCGACCGGCGAGTGGGTCAAAATCGAAGAATTGCTGCGCCGCCGGCGCGAGCGAGGCGAACTGCCGCCCGAGGAGGGCGATGCTGCGCAAGACACTGCTGCCGAATCAGCGGCCGAAGCGGAGAAAGCGACCGATCCGGCGCGCGTGCGCGCCGCAAAGCCGGATCGCGTTAACACGGCGATTGACGGCCCCATTGACGGCATGGAGCAGCAGCGCCTGCCATTTACTGACTAGCGATCATCCCTTCCTGCCAATCAATCTCGACAGTCGCGCGATTGCAGGGACGTGTTCCGATGGCGCGCAAAATCTCGTACGCCGGGCAGGACGCGCTGGCCGGCGATCTCGACCAGCGCGAGATGTCGGCGTGTGGCGCGACGGCGGTACTACGGCGTGCGAGGAACAGAGGTCGCCATGCCCGCAAGCCACTCAACCGGAAACGGTTTCCGATTGCCTGCTGCGAATCCGCGCTGCCAATGGCTGCTGGCAGGATCGCTAAGCTGAGCGTTCGGAAGATGTTGTGGCGAAGCTGCCCAGTAAGGATTCGAACCTTAACTAAGTGGTCCAGAGCCACCCGTGCTACCGTTACACCACCGGGCAGTAGCTTGACGCCCTGCGCTGTCGATATCGGCAGGGCTAGCTTCAACTTATGACGATTGGCGAAGGCAGTCAAGAGGGCCCGGCGCGGCGCCGCGGCTGGCCCGCGCCAGGTTTGCGATTCTCGCGAGAGTTAATAGCTCAGGGTTCTGGCAGGGGCTGATTTCTCTTTGCTTTAGGTGGCCTGAGTTTGGTAGCGTACTGCATCTGTAGCGCGCCCGTAGGGAGGCGTCTCCCTGGCGGCGCGCCGCTGCGACTGGCGCATTGCCGTGATCGCACGCACACGCCTGCCTCTTGCCATCCGCACCGCCACATGGCCTGCCTCCAAGTATTGAAGGGTTTGAACCCCGGGCAACTCTTTCCGCTCGATGGCGAGCGGTTTGTGTTGGGTCGGCATCCGGATTGCGACATTGTGCTCGATGTGGGCGCAGTGAGCCGACAGCACGCGCAGATCACGCAGGAGAACGGCGGTTACTTCGTCGAGGATCTGCATAGCCGCAACGGCACCATCGTCAATGGCCGCGCCATTGAAGAACGCTATGCGCTGCAAGAGAACGACCGACTGAAGATCTGCGACCTGTTGTTCACCTTTCACCTGGGACGACCCGGCGACGTGGCGCAAGCCCGCGTCAAGCCTACCGAAACCGAGCCCGCCGTTTTGCTCGACGACGAGGAACCCGACGTTGGTTCTTCGACGATCATGTCGAAGCTCGACCTGTCGATTTCAGAGTCGGGCCTGCGGATGACGGTCCGCCCCGAGGCCAAGCTGCGGGCCTTGATGGAGATCACGCACAACCTGGGGCGCACCCTGTCGGTCGACGCCGTGCTGCCGAAGCTGCTCGACAGTCTGTTCAAGATTTTCATTCAGGCCGATCGCGGGCTGATCGTGCTCCGCGAGTCGGAGGGCGCCCCGCTGATGCTCAAGGCGGTCAAGCATCGGCGGCCGGGCGATGAAGATTCGATGCGCGTCAGCCGGACGATCGTGCTGCAGGCGATGAACTCGAAAGAGGCGATCCTGTCGGCCGACGCCGCCAGCGACGCGCGGTTCGACATGAGCCAAAGCATCGCCGATTTTCGGATTCGCTCGCTGATGTGCGCGCCCTTGTTGGACAGCGACAACCACGCGCTGGGCGTCATTCAGATCGACACTGTCGATCAGCGCAGCGGCTTTCGCCAGGACGATTTGGAGGTGCTGGCCAGCGTCGCGCGGCAGGCGGCCTTGGTGATCGAAAACGCAGGACTGCACGAGTCGGCGCTGCGACAGCAGCGCACCGAACGCGATCTGGAACTGGCCCATCAGGTGCAGCGCGGCTTTCTGCCCGCGGGCCCGCCCAAGTTCGACGGCTACGAATTCTTCGATTTTTATGAATCGGCGACGCAACTTGGCGGCGACTATTACGACTATGTGGAACTGCCGGGCAATCGATTGGCGATCGTGGTGGCCGATGTGGCGGGCAAAGGAATCCCCGCGGCGCTCTTGATGGCCAAATTATCGGCCGACGTGCGTTATTGTCTGGCGGCCGAGCGCGACGTGGCCAAGGCGCTCAAGTGCATCAATGGCGCTTTCGCCAGCGCGGGCTGGCAAGACCGGTTTGTCACCTGCGCCGTGGCGGTCCTCGACCGCGAACAGCATGAAGCGACGATCGTCAACGCAGGTCACTTGCCCCCCTTGTGGCGGCGGATCGACGGCAGCGTCACACCGATTGGCGAGGCGGAGACCGGTATCCCGCTTGGCATTGACGTCGACTACGACTATGAGCAGATCACCGTGCGACTGGCGCCAGGCGGCCGCATCGCCATTTTCACCGATGGGCTGAGCGAGGCGATGAACGCCGAGGGACAACTGTTCGGCATCGCCCGCATTACGGAAGAATTGAAGGCGCCGATCGCGGGCGCCAGCGCGCTGGGCCGACACCTGCTCGACAGCGTACGGCAGTTTGTCGGCCGGCACCCACAGAGCGACGACATGTGTCTGGCGATCTTTGGCCGCACGGAATGAAGCGCGGCGCGGCTATTCAAAGATATTCATAGCGGCTAGTTCGCACGAGTGTCTTATTTCGCGCCTTTGAGCGCCTGCTGCGCGCCGCGGTTCTTGAGGA encodes:
- a CDS encoding glycoside hydrolase, which encodes MTCFRPLLLGLSAALLSLVAGVCLPAWSAEPSQHIVISRGEEAGPYQAFPDACRLPSGDLACVFYAGYGHVSLPNAEWPCGGRVCMVESKDEGKTWTPPRVLFDGPQDDRDPHIALLSDGTLVCSFFQYRRVNDKDEHDVCLVQSTDGGQSWQTEPRVLAANVWAVSAPVRELPDGTLLLGVYTADSTTAYGAVLRSTDGGRTWSEPVAIDPDSGVRLDAETDVLRLPDGTILAALRGDGKINLHFATSTDQGVTWSKIKDSGFLGHCPHLTRLSSGEILLTHRAPTTSLHISRDNAQSWQGPFEIDSVFGAYPSTVELKDHSVLVVYYEEGPTSAIRAARLRVTPDGVDNIGWD
- a CDS encoding SpoIIE family protein phosphatase, translated to MACLQVLKGLNPGQLFPLDGERFVLGRHPDCDIVLDVGAVSRQHAQITQENGGYFVEDLHSRNGTIVNGRAIEERYALQENDRLKICDLLFTFHLGRPGDVAQARVKPTETEPAVLLDDEEPDVGSSTIMSKLDLSISESGLRMTVRPEAKLRALMEITHNLGRTLSVDAVLPKLLDSLFKIFIQADRGLIVLRESEGAPLMLKAVKHRRPGDEDSMRVSRTIVLQAMNSKEAILSADAASDARFDMSQSIADFRIRSLMCAPLLDSDNHALGVIQIDTVDQRSGFRQDDLEVLASVARQAALVIENAGLHESALRQQRTERDLELAHQVQRGFLPAGPPKFDGYEFFDFYESATQLGGDYYDYVELPGNRLAIVVADVAGKGIPAALLMAKLSADVRYCLAAERDVAKALKCINGAFASAGWQDRFVTCAVAVLDREQHEATIVNAGHLPPLWRRIDGSVTPIGEAETGIPLGIDVDYDYEQITVRLAPGGRIAIFTDGLSEAMNAEGQLFGIARITEELKAPIAGASALGRHLLDSVRQFVGRHPQSDDMCLAIFGRTE